DNA from Armatimonadota bacterium:
TGTAGTTGCGCTCGGTCCAGTACCCAACTGCAGGCTCCTGCCCCGCCTCCTCGAAATGCCCGTCCGGAATCGCTTGCGGTGGATCCTGCCGCACCGTCGCATACACCAGCGCGGAATCCAGGCGGCTGATGGGCAGGGGGCGCAGGTCCACCGTCCGGCCCGGCTTGTAGAGGGCTCTGCGTGCCGCCTCGATGTCCGCCAGTGAAGGCCCATCCAGGCGCACCCGGAAGGTCAGAATGCTGCGATGGAGCACAGCGCCCCGATCTCCCGCCGCGCTGGTGCCGACGTAGCGCATCTGCAGGAAGCGGAGGTCCGGCCGGCCCTCGTCATCGGTGACCAGCGCCACCTGTCCCGGCGGGTAATAGTAGCGGGATGTGATCTTGTCGTCTCGGTACACCTTCAGGGGGCCCGCCGGGATGCTCAATCTCAGATCCGGGGCCGCCTGCGGGGCGGTCCCAGCGGCCAGCACCACCAGGCAGACAATGGTTCCAGTTCGGGCGAGGCTCACGGATTTTCGCCACCCTCCGCCGGCTCCCCGGTAGTCTCTCCGCCTTGGTCTTCAACAGTCTCGGCCTGGGCGCCGGGCAAGCTCCCCAGTGCCTGCTGGATCTGAACGGTCCCGATCAGCACCCGCAGGCTGTTGTAGGGAATCCAGTTGACACCCTCGTGCATGGTGCCGTCGGGCATGACCACGGTCAGCGTGTACTCGAAGAGCGGGTCGCCCGGGACATCTTCGCCTGGCTGGCGGTTCACGAGATGGATCGGGCCCAGCGTGAATTCCGTCTGGTCTTCGGTCAGGGGCAGGTCTGGTTTGATCTTCATGTCCCGCACGGTGGGGTCGAAGTACCTGGACCGGACCCGCACGGACAGTTCCGCCGCGCCCGTGTCACGCAGGGGATTGAGGGTCTTGAAGGTGATATTGTAGGTGCCCAGCGAGGTCACGCCACCGGTAATACCCGCGATCACTGCGTTGTCGTACTTCTCTCGGTCGCGGTCTTCCGGCACCGAGTAGACCAGCCACATGCGCTTGGCGCGGGCGTCGATCCATGCCGGCACTTTGGCCGCGTCAATCTCCACCTGGGCCTTGGGCGGCACCAGGGTGTTAGCGAGACTCCAGGAGTAAATTACCGGAGTGTCCGTGCCCTCCTCGAGCATGAGCACGCACAGGCGCTTGAGACTTACGGGGAATGGGGTGGTATTGCGCCAGTTCTGACCGCGGACCCAGTACATGCGGCCCAGGGTGTCGGGGTCAGCGAGGTCGATCGTCACATCAATGGCCAGCGGGGGCACCTCACCGCTGGGCGTCAGTGTTGCGGTCCCCCGAATGCCGACCCCCGAAGTGAGGGCGAGTTGCAGGTTCTCCTTGGTCACAGTGTCGGTGATCCATGAAAGGCTGACTCTGCCAAGCGCGTCCGAGATGGCGTTGACCTGAATCTTCTCGGGAGGAATGGCGTACTGGCTCCCAAGGGCGTCGGCCAGCGAGAAAGCGGGAGCTTGAGAGATGGGCAGTGCCACCAGTTGTGTGAAGGTCTTCGCCTGTTTCTTGCAGTAGGCTTTCACGAGCTCCTGGGCGAGACCGATCTCGCTGGTATCCAACCCGCCGTCGAGCTCGGCGGACATCATCACATTGCCCGCCTCCGCGCCCGGAGTCGCGGCCATGTAAAGCATGTCCATGCCGAAACCCTCGTCAGGCCTCCAGGCCAGCCGGTACGTGCGCGGCAGGAAGTAGAAGATGCCGGATGCAGGGTTCTTGTCCTCATACACATGGGGCCAGAGCCGACTGATGGCCGAGTAGTCCAGTTGGACCTGGGGATCGACCGCGATGGTGGTCAGCCAGTTGATGGGCTTGTTCGCGGGGCCCTGGCCGCCTTTGTCCGTGACCGCCGGGGGTACGCCGAACTTGTAGGCCTCGATAGGAACCAGGTTCAGCTTCATGGTGCTTACGGCCGTGAGTTGCGGCGATTCACTCGCGGGTGTCTCGGCGGGCTTGGGCTTCTCAACTGTCGCCTCGGCTAATGGGATTCGTCGATCGTCCAAGACCGTGCGGCCGCGGATTATCCCCCGGGGAGTCTGGATCGCGGGGGGTGGCGGCTGCGGTGCCGGTGCTGGCGCGGGTTGGATCATCAACGGCGCGGCCTGCAGGAGCTTCGGATCGATCTTCAGCACCTGAACAGGCGGTTTGACGATTGGGTCGGCCGCCCCCCCAGGCTGGGTCTTGAGCTGCGCGGCTGCCCCCTCGGGTTCCGCAACCACCTTGATGACCAGATTCTCGAGACTGATCTCGGACTGCCATTTCTTGGTTACGGAGTACGTGCGCAAGAGTTCCGGAAGCGTCCTGCCCTCTCGGATCACCTCGAGTCGCAGACCCGTTGACTGGAACGCAGTTCCCTCGGGGAGATCGGGAGCCAGCGTCAGCAGCATATCAAGCTCCCCGTCGGCTGCCGGCGCGGGAACGACCACGACCGGAACGCCGGGCTGAGCCTCACCCTTGGCCCCGAGGACCGTGCCCCGCAGCTTCCTGCCCGCCATCCTCTTGTAGCTCACCCGCAACCCCAGACGGGTCTCAGTGTCCTCGGTCACAACTACCTTGGTGAGTTCTGACTTTCCACCCCCCAGGAGGTCGCCCAGGAGTGACGTTACATCCTGGTGCGGGCGCAGTTCGCTCCCCTGGATGCCGCTGAACCCGTCGGCCCAGGCCAGGCCATGCAGCAGAAGAAACGTGGCGGCCAGGGCTACGGGAAGTCCGGTGTTTCTCGCAGTGGCGGCAGTCATCGCTCATTCCCCCTGACGATGTATGACGCTTGCTGATGCGTCCGGCGAACTCGCGCTGATCCGGCTGGCTTGCAGGCTGACTGGCTCTTTTGGAGACGTGAGGATTCACGGGGCATTTGGACCGGGGAGGACTCGGAGCGACGCAGCCCGGGATAGTCATCCTCCGCGAACAGACCGGACCGGAAAGGGCCCGTAAAGCAGACCGGACCAGGCATGGCGCACTCCTCCCGATGCCTGGCGGGAAACACTCCGCCAGTCCTCCACCGTCCTCTAGTATATTCCCTGCCATGGGGGTGGTCAATCATGGCAGGGCAACGCAGCGTCTCCGTCCAACGCCCGACGCCCCACGGTTCACCGGGCAGTCCGGTCAGGCCGGGTGCTGCAGTTGGGGCAAACTGTCTGTGTCAGAGCGAAGGCGGTATCAACAACATCTTGCGCTTTCATTACCATCACATCGCCGTCGCCAATGCGCCCGTCGCGGATCATGCCCTGGGATCGCATCGCACGCTCCAGAGGATCCCATTCCAGCAGACACGGACCATTGCGCCACAGCACGCTCCAGGCAGTCTGGATCGACCCATCCTCCGCCAGGATCTTTCGCTCGTGCTCCCGGTACCCCATGCAGGGCACGCGAGCGATCGTCTCGCCGATGTGGGCGGCGGTGTTGGCGCGCATGCCCACCCCGAGGAGTACCACGAGGCCTCCGCGCGAGGCCAGCTTCCCAAGTGGCGAGCGCACGTCGAAAGTGAGTAGGTCCAGATGCTCGCTGGTCAGCCACTCGGCCAGCGGTCCGATCGCCGCGTAAGGGTGGGTGGGGTGAACGCTCCTGTGGGCTTCGGGACGCCGGCGCAGGGCTTCGGTGATCGCGCCGTTGATTGAAGGCGTCGTGCGCACGTCGAAGACCTCCGCCTGCCCGTGGTTGAAGGTGGGCACCATCACGGTTCCGCCGGGTGCAACGGCTTTCAGCAGAGCGTCAACCACGGTCTCTGCGCCGCCTTCGACGTACCCCAGGGCGCTCAACGAACTGTGCACCTGGATCAGCGCACCCGGGCCGATGCCCAGGTCACGCAAGCCCTGGACGATCATCTCCTCCGTCACGCGGGTTTTTTCGGCCGGGTCGTACATGGCTGTGCCTCCTTACACGATCGTCGTCCCCGTGCCGGCTGGGCCGAAAACTGTCGCTGCGCAGTGTCATCCGACTGGCCTCCGGCACGGCACCGCCGGGCAGATCAGGGCGCAGACCCGTGGGTTTCTCCGCTGCTGCAGGTTGTCCTGCCGGATCGCTCGCCGCGCTGGGACAGGACGATGATGATCGCGGCCAGCACCATTCCCATCGGCCAGATCCGCCAGACCGTGCGCCAGGCAACTGTCTGGCCGCGGGACTGCGCCACTGCAGACATGATCCTGCCCGAGGACCAGCCAGACAGCGCCGAGCCCGCATATGCCATGGCGTCCACGATTCCGGCTGCCTGCCCGGCGCCCTCTTTGCCGGCGATGTCCGCGGGCATTGCGCAGGCGATCAGGGATGCGGGCGGGGAGGACAGAATGCCCAGCGCAAGCAGCATCAGGGGAGCCAGACCAGGGACGTTCTCTACAACGGTGGGGAACAGGAAGGTCAGCGCGGCAAGAGCCAACATCGGCGGCAATACCGCCTTGAGGCCCAGCCGACAAGCGTACGCGCGTGAAAACGCGGCGATAGCAGTGCAGCCGATAGCGCCGCCAAGCGGCAGGAAGAAGGCGCGGCGCGAGGCGGCTTCGGCGCTGAGACCGCCCACTTCGGACAGGTAATGGGGCGTCCAGTCCAACAGGCCGTGGTAGCCGTAGATCAAGGCCGCGTTGGCGACGGCCAGTGCCCACAGACGGCGGTTGGCCAACACCGCCAGCCATCCGTTGTGATTGACTGCACGCTCCCGGGGAGCTGCATGGTCAATGTCCGACGGCAGCCCGGCCTCCTCGGGGCGAACCCGCACCGTCGCCAGGAACAGCGCTGCCAGCCCCAGGCAGATCCAGGCCGGAACCCAGAATGCATACCGCCAGCCGTACGAATCCGTGAGCCAGCCTGAGAGCAGCCAGCTGAAGCCCCCGCCAAGAATGTAGGAGGTGCCGATCACACCCGATGCCATTTCGCCGAGATGCCCTGGGAACCAATTGGCGATGATATGCACCACCGAAGTCCACCCGCAGGACTGGAAGTAACCGTTCGCACCCCAGACCGCAGGCATCCAGAAGAATCCCTTCAGATGGGCGAAAACCAGGTTCAGAAAGCCCGAAACTACCAGCCCCGCCGTAACCAACACTCGCGGCCCCAATCTGTCCGCCAGCGCGCCATTCACGAACTGACCGATGGCGTAAAGGACCTTCATGCATGCCAGGGTGGTTCCCAGTTGGCGTTTGGTGATGCCCTCCCGCGCCGAGAGATTCCCCTGGGCCGCGGCGAGGTTGACCCGGCACAGGTAGTACCCCGCGTAGACGATCCACAGCAGCGCGATGGTGCGGCGGCGCCAGAAGGAGAATGCGGCACGGAGATCTTCGGTGTAGGTTGGCTGCTGTGTTGGGGACATGATCCGGTCTCGTTGTGTGTGATGCGCAGAGATGGGTGAAGGTGCGAGGCATGGGAATATGGAATTAAGGGATGATACAACTTTGGTGGACAACTGGACAGGCCCCAGTGGCCTGACACACGGAGGCTTCACAGAATGGACGCCAATCGGCGCAAGCAGCTCATCAGGGACAACAAGCCGGCCGTTTTGTGGCCCGGCGAACCGCTTCTCGGCGGCTGGTATGGCGAGGAAGAGATCGAGGTGGTGGTGAAAACGATCCGGGCGTCGATGGACTGGACCGTAGGCTTCGGGTTCATCTGCCCCGAGATCGTGGAGTTCGAGCAGGCATTCGCGCAGTATTCGGGCACTCCCGACGCCGTGTCCATCAACGGCGCGGGAACCGGCCTGGACATGGCGGTGATGTGTCTGGACCTGGAGCCTGGGGACGAGATCATCGCACCGTCCGTGAATTTCCGGGCTGCCCCCACGGCCATCGTCGGCCAAGGCGGCACCTGGATACCCGGCGAAATCGATCCGCGCACCTTCCAGCTCGACCCGGCCGACGTGGAGCGCAAGATGAGCCCGCGGACGCGTGCGATCCTGCCCACCCACATGAACGGCATGCCCGCGCCCATCGCAGATTACCTGGAGATTGCTGAGAAGCACCCGCACCCGAAGCACGGACCGGCGAAGGTCATTGGTGACGCCGCCCGGGCGTGTGGCGCCGGTTACAAGGGCAAGAAGCTGGGCGCAATGGAATGGATGACCATTTTCAGCTTCCACACACAGAAGAATATGACCACCCTGGGGGAGGGCGGGATGATCACCTGCCATGACCCGGAGATCGGCACGCGGCTGCGGGCGCTCAGGCAGTTCGGGGGCGCGGATGGCTGGGGTAGCAACTACAAACTGACGAAGGTGCAGGCTGCGGTGGGCATGGTCCAGCTGCGCAAACTGGACGAGATGGTGGGCAACCGCAGGCGGCTCGCCATGCGCCGCAATGAGATTCTAGCGGATGTGCCCGAGCTCACTTGCCCCTTCGTCCCGGACGACGTGGAACACTCATTCTACCTGTACACCATGCTTGTCCCGAGGGAATGGGCCGGAGAGAAGCGGGACGCACTGTGCCGCATCATGGCCGAAGACTACAACGTGGGCTGTGTGGTGGCCAACCCTTGCCTGCACAAAACCAACCCGTTCCTCATGCGGCACGTTGGCAACGTGAGCCTGCCGGTGTCCGAAGAGATCGCGGACCGGCTCTTCTGCCCATCCTTGCATCCGACGATGACCGACGAGCAGAACGAGTTCATCTG
Protein-coding regions in this window:
- a CDS encoding MFS transporter, translating into MSPTQQPTYTEDLRAAFSFWRRRTIALLWIVYAGYYLCRVNLAAAQGNLSAREGITKRQLGTTLACMKVLYAIGQFVNGALADRLGPRVLVTAGLVVSGFLNLVFAHLKGFFWMPAVWGANGYFQSCGWTSVVHIIANWFPGHLGEMASGVIGTSYILGGGFSWLLSGWLTDSYGWRYAFWVPAWICLGLAALFLATVRVRPEEAGLPSDIDHAAPRERAVNHNGWLAVLANRRLWALAVANAALIYGYHGLLDWTPHYLSEVGGLSAEAASRRAFFLPLGGAIGCTAIAAFSRAYACRLGLKAVLPPMLALAALTFLFPTVVENVPGLAPLMLLALGILSSPPASLIACAMPADIAGKEGAGQAAGIVDAMAYAGSALSGWSSGRIMSAVAQSRGQTVAWRTVWRIWPMGMVLAAIIIVLSQRGERSGRTTCSSGETHGSAP
- a CDS encoding AAC(3) family N-acetyltransferase; this translates as MYDPAEKTRVTEEMIVQGLRDLGIGPGALIQVHSSLSALGYVEGGAETVVDALLKAVAPGGTVMVPTFNHGQAEVFDVRTTPSINGAITEALRRRPEAHRSVHPTHPYAAIGPLAEWLTSEHLDLLTFDVRSPLGKLASRGGLVVLLGVGMRANTAAHIGETIARVPCMGYREHERKILAEDGSIQTAWSVLWRNGPCLLEWDPLERAMRSQGMIRDGRIGDGDVMVMKAQDVVDTAFALTQTVCPNCSTRPDRTAR
- a CDS encoding DegT/DnrJ/EryC1/StrS family aminotransferase; the encoded protein is MDANRRKQLIRDNKPAVLWPGEPLLGGWYGEEEIEVVVKTIRASMDWTVGFGFICPEIVEFEQAFAQYSGTPDAVSINGAGTGLDMAVMCLDLEPGDEIIAPSVNFRAAPTAIVGQGGTWIPGEIDPRTFQLDPADVERKMSPRTRAILPTHMNGMPAPIADYLEIAEKHPHPKHGPAKVIGDAARACGAGYKGKKLGAMEWMTIFSFHTQKNMTTLGEGGMITCHDPEIGTRLRALRQFGGADGWGSNYKLTKVQAAVGMVQLRKLDEMVGNRRRLAMRRNEILADVPELTCPFVPDDVEHSFYLYTMLVPREWAGEKRDALCRIMAEDYNVGCVVANPCLHKTNPFLMRHVGNVSLPVSEEIADRLFCPSLHPTMTDEQNEFICAALIETVERLK